The Yersinia intermedia genome window below encodes:
- a CDS encoding winged helix-turn-helix domain-containing protein, translating into MELNPVFARRLYLCWLISSGDSLNVPRLMELTGWPRRTLQDVLKALPGLGITLTFVQHGVRNNAGYYQLDNWGPLNKKWIYDNHDFILAAIE; encoded by the coding sequence ATGGAGCTAAATCCGGTATTTGCCCGTCGTCTCTATCTCTGCTGGTTAATCAGCAGCGGTGACTCGCTTAATGTGCCGCGTTTAATGGAATTGACCGGTTGGCCACGGCGAACCTTGCAGGATGTCTTGAAGGCGCTGCCCGGTTTGGGCATCACTCTGACTTTTGTACAACATGGGGTGCGCAATAACGCAGGCTACTACCAGTTGGATAACTGGGGACCACTGAACAAAAAATGGATATATGACAACCATGATTTTATTTTAGCAGCCATTGAGTAG
- the narP gene encoding nitrate/nitrite response regulator protein NarP, which yields MTNSYTIMIVDDHPLMRRGIRQLLEMDHSFDVVAEANCGSEAITEAAKCQPDVILLDLNMKGMSGLDTLKALRHDGIDARIIVLTVSDARSDVYAMIDAGADGYLLKDSEPEILLENIRRAAHGENVFSNEVAQYLSSRHEEINPFAELTERELDVLQEVARGMSNKQVAFELHISEETVKVHIRNLLRKLNVRSRVAATIMFLENKKY from the coding sequence ATGACCAATAGTTACACTATTATGATCGTTGATGACCATCCACTGATGCGCCGTGGTATCAGGCAATTACTTGAGATGGACCACAGCTTTGATGTCGTTGCTGAAGCTAACTGCGGCAGTGAGGCCATTACCGAAGCGGCCAAATGTCAGCCGGATGTGATTCTGCTCGACCTAAATATGAAGGGAATGTCCGGGCTGGATACACTCAAAGCATTGCGACATGACGGGATTGATGCGCGGATTATCGTGCTGACGGTTTCTGATGCTCGCAGCGATGTATATGCCATGATTGATGCCGGTGCTGATGGTTATCTGCTCAAAGACAGCGAACCGGAAATATTACTGGAAAATATCCGCCGGGCAGCACATGGCGAGAATGTATTCAGCAATGAGGTTGCACAGTATTTATCTTCCCGCCATGAAGAAATTAATCCTTTCGCTGAGTTAACTGAGCGCGAATTAGATGTGTTGCAAGAAGTGGCGCGCGGGATGTCCAATAAGCAGGTGGCGTTTGAGTTACACATTTCAGAAGAAACCGTAAAAGTGCATATCCGCAATTTATTACGTAAGTTAAATGTACGTTCGCGAGTGGCGGCAACCATCATGTTTTTGGAAAATAAAAAGTACTAA
- the napF gene encoding ferredoxin-type protein NapF — MTDLSRRKLLTGFWQVDKRELSAHRPPWSVMEADFIAGCTRCHACVTACETGVLGVGSGGFPEIDFQRAECSFCQACVQVCEAGVFTATDRVPWQFKINISAHCLPFHNIECRSCQDSCETWAILFRPRLNGIAQPELDLPACNGCGACVSSCPVQAVTLTRSEDGR, encoded by the coding sequence ATGACTGATTTATCACGGCGTAAATTGCTGACTGGCTTTTGGCAAGTAGATAAACGAGAACTTTCAGCGCATAGACCCCCCTGGTCGGTGATGGAAGCGGATTTTATTGCTGGCTGTACCCGTTGTCATGCCTGTGTGACTGCCTGTGAAACCGGTGTATTAGGGGTGGGCAGTGGTGGATTCCCCGAAATAGATTTCCAACGTGCTGAATGTAGTTTTTGCCAAGCCTGTGTGCAGGTATGTGAAGCGGGGGTGTTTACCGCGACAGATCGCGTGCCGTGGCAGTTTAAAATCAACATTTCAGCGCACTGTTTACCTTTTCACAATATTGAATGCCGTAGCTGTCAGGATAGCTGTGAGACCTGGGCAATTCTATTTCGTCCGCGCTTAAACGGCATTGCTCAGCCCGAATTAGACCTCCCTGCTTGTAACGGATGTGGTGCCTGTGTATCCAGTTGCCCAGTTCAGG